One window of Lemur catta isolate mLemCat1 chromosome 3, mLemCat1.pri, whole genome shotgun sequence genomic DNA carries:
- the FAM131C gene encoding protein FAM131C — MGSCVSRDLFTSAHKDVPMPQGTDPLNPDLPSGHPPSIAPDHVTGKDKQMDFCWDPWQRCFQTTNGYLSNSRSCSSNYNVAALATSSLVGVVQSIKDHITKPTAMARGRVAHLIEWKGWSAQRSGWELSPAEDEHYCCLPDELREARFAAGVAEQFAITEATLSAWSSLDDEELQLESSPQDTVQLQDLESIYLQDSLPSRPSQDDSLLAFSSPGLSPDAWPSPEEPPITAADLQPPSPAQQHWQRLPGALGPEGGAHQPGSLLSVDSGSLWEEDEVFYN, encoded by the exons ATCTGTTCACAAGTGCCCACAAGGACGTCCCCATGCCCCAGGGCACGGACCCCCTGAACCCAGACCTGCCCTCCGGCCACCCACCCTCCATTGCTCCAGACCATGTCACTGGCAAG GACAAACAGATGGATTTCTGTTGGGATCCTTGGCAG AGGTGCTTCCAGACCACCAATGGCTACCTGTCCAACTCCAGATCCTGCTCCAGCAACTACAACGTGGCAGCCCTGGCCACCTCGTCCCTCGTGG GGGTGGTGCAGAGCATCAAGGACCACATCACAAAGCCCACAGCCATGGCACGGGGCCGCGTGGCCCACCTCATCGAGTGGAAGGGCTGGAGTGCCCAGCGGTCAGGCTGGGAGCTGTCCCCGGCCGAGGACGAGCACTACTGCTGCCTCCCGGACGAGCTGCGCGAGGCCCGTTTTGCTGCAG GGGTTGCTGAGCAGTTTGCCATCACAGAGGCCACACTGAGCGCCTGGTCCTCACTGGACGACGAGGAGCTGCAGCTGGAGAGCAGCCCCCAGGACACCGTCCAGCTCCAGG ATCTGGAGAGCATCTACCTGCAGGACAGCCTCCCAAGCCGCCCCTCCCAGGATGACAGCCTTCTGGCCTTCTCCTCCCCCGGCCTCTCCCCCGACGCCTGGCCCTCTCCCGAGGAGCCCCCCATCACAGCCGCCGACCTGCAGCcccccagcccagcacagcagCATTGGCAGCGGCTgccaggagccctggggcccGAGGGTGGGGCCCACCAGCCGGGCTCCCTCCTGTCGGTGGATAGTGGCTCCCTCTGGGAGGAGGACGAGGTGTTCTACAACTGA